CGCGCTCGAGCGAGCCTTGGATGCCCAGCCAAACCCGCGGACTGGGATCATGCATCGGCACCAGCAGCTTGGCCTGCTCGGCGATGTACTTCAGGTCTTGCACCAAGTCAGAGCACACCGGACAGGTTTGTCCGTGTGCGTGCTGCTCGGCGTTGCCGGCACCATCGACGATCTCCGGCAGTGACTTCTGAAACTCTGCACAGTTCATTTGCTTTGTACTCCCCCGTTTATTCCATCTTCAAGTATTCACCGGGACCACTGCGCGGTTCTTCTCGGTTTGTTACCTTTTGTTAACGTCTCTTCGAGGGCGCCGCAGCAGAGCTGCTTTGCCCTCGCCCGCCGCGGCGGGCTCACCTTATCGCCGTGCCGCTTTCTGTTCTGCCTGGCTCAACTTGAGCAGGTCGCGAAGCTTCATGCGGGCCTTGTGCAGCTGCGACTTGCTGTTGCCGATGGAGCATCCCATCATCTCGGCGATCTCGTTGTGCTCGTAACCCTCGATATCGTGCAGCACGAAGATGATGCGATATCCCGGCGGCAGGCTTTCGATGGCCCGCTCCAGGTTCACGCGGTCGATCGACCCGGCGAGCACGTTATCGAGCGCGCCGATGTCTTTCCTCGGACCGTCTTCCTGCTGCGGCTCCAGCGTCTCTTCCAGCGAGACTTCCGGAAGTCCCTTCTTGCGCAGGTGCATCAGCACCACGTTCACGGCCAGGCGATGCAGCCAGGTCGAGAATGCCGACTCGCCGCGGAAGGTCGCGATCTTGCGATACAGCTGCAAGAAAGCCTCCTGCGTCAAGTCCTCCGCCTCGGCCGTGTTCCCGGTCATGCGCAGGCAGAGTGAGTAGACACGACGCTTGTGCAGGCCATACAAGCCTTCAAAAGCCTCCGCATCTCCCCGCTGGGCCCGTTGGATCGCCTCTGCTTCCGAAAGCCCGGGAGCTACCAGTTTTTTAGCTTGTGTCAATTCGCCTTTTCAGGCCGCTGTTGAATGAGATGCGGCCAACTAGCTGCTTCGTTGTATATCACTGCGGGAAATCCTGCGTATCTAGTGCTATAGCGGGACTTATTGGATGCTTATGAAGTTCGGGGCCGGATGGTGGGCCGCTTTACGGGGCCGCTTTACTATGATGCAGGCCGCACGGGGTTTGGGTTCCGACTGCTCGCCCGTCCATGTAAAGAGTGTAGAAGCTGCCCGTTTAGTTGCCTAGAGGGATGCGACGAGAGCATCATATGGGCCAGCCGAGTGGTGGCGGCGGGTTTTTACCGTTTC
This window of the Acidobacteriota bacterium genome carries:
- a CDS encoding sigma-70 family RNA polymerase sigma factor, whose product is MTQAKKLVAPGLSEAEAIQRAQRGDAEAFEGLYGLHKRRVYSLCLRMTGNTAEAEDLTQEAFLQLYRKIATFRGESAFSTWLHRLAVNVVLMHLRKKGLPEVSLEETLEPQQEDGPRKDIGALDNVLAGSIDRVNLERAIESLPPGYRIIFVLHDIEGYEHNEIAEMMGCSIGNSKSQLHKARMKLRDLLKLSQAEQKAARR